CGGAGCCCTCCCCGCACGGGCCCGTCGCGAGCCCCCTCCACGGCCCCCCCATTGACACCCAGGTCTGCCGGAGAATGTTCGGCGTGTAGCTGGGAGGGAACTGCATGCCAGAGCGCAAAGACGAACCGGGCAAAGGTCAGATGACCGTCGAGGAGGCAGGCCGGAAAGGCGGCCACATCGGCGGCGAACACACCCGGGACAAGTATGGCCCCGAGTTCTACTCCGAAATCGGCCACAAGGGCGGCCAGCGCGTCCGCGAGCTCATCGAGGAAGGCAAGCAGAGCGAAGGCGAGGGCGGCCAGGGCCAGAAACGGTAGCCAAGCAGCGACGAGCGCGGGCTCGCCGCGCGATTGCCAGAAACGAAGAGGAGATGACCATGGCGGAGAAAAAAGAGCAATCCGGTAAGGGTCAAATGACCGTCGAGGAGGCCGGACGGCTGGGCGGTGAGGCCCGCAAGGAAGAGCTCGGCTCCGAAGGTTATGCCGAGATCGGACGCAAGGGCGGCGAGACCG
The window above is part of the Polyangium spumosum genome. Proteins encoded here:
- a CDS encoding KGG domain-containing protein, which produces MPERKDEPGKGQMTVEEAGRKGGHIGGEHTRDKYGPEFYSEIGHKGGQRVRELIEEGKQSEGEGGQGQKR